The Amycolatopsis sp. DG1A-15b genome window below encodes:
- a CDS encoding NAD(P)-dependent alcohol dehydrogenase has protein sequence MKFFSLPRPGAGLVLGERDVPEPGPGQVLVRLRGWAVNARDLMIFKGFYPKPVKPDVIPLSDGAGEIVAVGAGVRAWTTGDRVAATYFPAWLAGPGTPEKTADDLGGTLDGVLAEYAVFAEDALVAVPAHLDYAEAATLPSAGVTAWRAVVEEGRVAPGQTVLTLGSGGLSTFALQFAALGGAHVISTSSSDEKLERLCALGAAETLNHATTPEWGAAVAGLTGGGVDHVVDVGGGGTIGQSMLAARYGGHVSVAGVLTHEGAADPILVLVKQLTLRGLTNASRETFRAMNRAIERTGLKPVIDRRFGFDEVAGALAHLESRHHIGKVVLESA, from the coding sequence GTGAAGTTCTTTTCCCTGCCCCGCCCCGGTGCCGGGCTCGTCCTGGGCGAGCGGGACGTTCCCGAGCCCGGTCCCGGACAGGTCCTGGTCCGGCTGCGCGGGTGGGCGGTCAACGCCCGCGACCTGATGATCTTCAAGGGGTTCTACCCGAAGCCGGTGAAGCCGGACGTGATCCCGCTGTCCGACGGCGCGGGCGAGATCGTCGCGGTCGGGGCGGGGGTGCGCGCCTGGACCACCGGTGACCGGGTGGCGGCGACGTACTTCCCGGCCTGGCTGGCCGGTCCCGGCACGCCGGAGAAGACCGCGGACGACCTGGGCGGCACGCTCGACGGCGTGCTCGCGGAGTACGCCGTCTTCGCCGAGGACGCCCTGGTCGCGGTGCCCGCGCACCTCGACTACGCCGAAGCCGCCACGCTGCCCAGCGCCGGCGTGACGGCCTGGCGCGCCGTGGTCGAGGAAGGCCGGGTGGCGCCGGGGCAGACCGTGCTCACCCTCGGCAGCGGTGGCCTGTCCACGTTCGCCCTGCAGTTCGCCGCGCTCGGCGGCGCCCACGTCATCTCGACGTCCAGCTCGGACGAAAAGCTCGAGCGGCTGTGCGCGCTCGGGGCCGCCGAGACGCTCAACCACGCGACCACCCCGGAGTGGGGGGCCGCGGTGGCCGGCCTGACCGGCGGCGGCGTGGACCACGTCGTCGACGTCGGTGGCGGCGGCACGATCGGCCAGTCGATGCTCGCCGCGCGGTACGGTGGGCACGTCAGCGTCGCCGGTGTCCTGACCCACGAAGGCGCCGCCGACCCGATCCTGGTGCTGGTCAAGCAGCTGACCCTGCGCGGTCTCACGAACGCCTCCCGCGAGACGTTCCGGGCGATGAACCGGGCGATCGAGCGGACCGGCCTCAAGCCGGTGATCGATCGCCGGTTCGGCTTCGACGAGGTGGCCGGGGCGCTCGCGCACCTGGAGTCCCGCCACCACATCGGGAAGGTCGTGCTGGAGAGCGCCTGA
- a CDS encoding HAD family hydrolase, with the protein MSGFAKLRVVALDCDGVLIDDTYLAMIARFVTEHGGKYDAAAEWDVIGLRDIVVAEKITRLCGLDQPAEETLRQLWAARQDYLAEHPIRVAAGARDCLEALAKLPVRLVCYGGRTREHTFDHHLGDFADLLDPEVPYVSINEHRPGVGHITRTVLGVDFDEIVFVDDVSRVAEDARAHGAGFVGFPSSPAHARQREFMASFGVRHFATSLAGLTPELLATVDGELAASTHWPR; encoded by the coding sequence GTGAGCGGGTTCGCCAAGCTGCGCGTGGTCGCGCTCGACTGCGACGGCGTGCTCATCGACGACACCTACCTGGCCATGATCGCCCGGTTCGTCACCGAGCACGGCGGGAAGTACGACGCCGCGGCCGAGTGGGACGTCATCGGGCTGCGCGACATCGTCGTCGCCGAAAAGATCACCCGCCTCTGCGGTCTGGACCAGCCGGCCGAGGAGACGCTGAGGCAGCTGTGGGCCGCGCGGCAGGACTACCTGGCCGAGCACCCGATCCGGGTGGCCGCCGGGGCGCGGGACTGCCTGGAGGCGCTGGCGAAGCTCCCCGTGCGGCTGGTCTGCTACGGCGGCCGGACCCGCGAGCACACCTTCGACCACCACCTCGGCGACTTCGCGGACCTCCTCGATCCCGAGGTGCCGTACGTGAGCATCAACGAGCACCGCCCGGGCGTCGGCCACATCACGCGGACCGTGCTCGGCGTCGACTTCGACGAAATCGTGTTCGTCGACGACGTCAGCCGGGTCGCCGAGGACGCCCGTGCGCACGGCGCCGGGTTCGTCGGGTTCCCCTCGAGCCCCGCCCACGCGCGGCAGCGGGAGTTCATGGCCTCGTTCGGCGTCCGCCACTTCGCCACGTCGCTCGCCGGGCTCACCCCGGAACTGCTGGCGACCGTCGACGGCGAACTCGCGGCGTCGACACACTGGCCGCGTTGA
- a CDS encoding carboxymuconolactone decarboxylase family protein — translation MSDLQQQDRSASFAQGLKLIQQLGGADRPAVLDLFESIGEAEFGEQCVGFIYGDVYHRPGLPLPERQLATVAALTALGYAGSQLQFHAKAALNVGCTRRQLIEAVIHVSSFAGFPATLNALTALKAAFDGLPDEEPAPAEEAAEVPWAGIEDRYERGLAAMRAVDGEAGEEVAAGLKDIAPDLAAYIVEFTFGEIYTRPHLSLRHREIVTIAACVALGTALPQLKVHLHGLLNVGGTRQEAVETVLHLAFYCGFPAALNAIAAAREVFAQR, via the coding sequence ATGTCCGACCTGCAGCAGCAGGACCGCTCCGCGTCCTTCGCCCAGGGCCTGAAACTCATCCAGCAGCTCGGCGGGGCCGACCGGCCGGCCGTGCTGGACCTGTTCGAGAGCATCGGGGAGGCCGAGTTCGGCGAGCAGTGCGTCGGGTTCATCTACGGCGACGTCTACCACCGGCCCGGCCTGCCCCTGCCGGAGCGGCAGCTGGCGACCGTCGCCGCGCTCACCGCCCTCGGCTACGCCGGTTCCCAGCTGCAGTTCCACGCCAAGGCCGCGCTCAACGTCGGCTGCACCCGCCGTCAGCTGATCGAGGCGGTGATCCACGTCAGTTCCTTCGCCGGGTTCCCGGCCACGCTCAACGCCCTGACGGCGCTGAAGGCGGCCTTCGACGGCCTGCCCGACGAGGAGCCGGCACCGGCCGAAGAGGCCGCCGAAGTGCCGTGGGCGGGCATCGAGGACCGCTACGAGCGCGGCCTGGCGGCGATGCGGGCCGTCGACGGCGAGGCGGGGGAGGAGGTCGCCGCGGGACTGAAGGACATCGCCCCCGACCTGGCCGCCTACATCGTCGAATTCACCTTCGGCGAGATCTACACCCGGCCGCACCTGAGCCTGCGCCACCGCGAGATCGTCACGATCGCCGCCTGCGTCGCCCTGGGCACCGCGCTGCCGCAGCTGAAGGTGCACCTCCACGGGCTGCTCAACGTCGGCGGCACCCGGCAGGAGGCCGTGGAAACCGTGCTGCACCTGGCGTTCTACTGCGGCTTCCCGGCCGCGCTCAACGCGATCGCGGCCGCGCGGGAAGTGTTCGCGCAGCGGTGA
- a CDS encoding AfsA-related hotdog domain-containing protein gives MAPHDVSCPKTPCAAWAIEGHTRRDVVVVADRFAQFAREDRVFTLSGLLALLGSGGPVAPGCHWIVHFGQGIDAADGELLETACEKSEGTVCLADPAAFRRPSEPPVVVHKDRAENVLLAGVHSPAPAHCRAELRIHRDNELVLDHHTGEHVQGIVIIEAMRQICIAQFETAIRPGLAPAAYAGVWKRIDLSFQDFLFPLPATVESLIVESDVGRETHLKFRATTSVRQQGRTVATAGIEYSMIAQGRIGTLERRKAGQATRAYLG, from the coding sequence GTGGCACCGCACGATGTCTCGTGCCCGAAGACCCCGTGCGCGGCCTGGGCGATCGAGGGGCACACGCGGCGGGACGTCGTCGTGGTCGCCGACCGCTTCGCGCAGTTCGCCCGGGAGGACCGGGTGTTCACGCTGTCGGGCCTGCTGGCCCTGCTCGGTTCCGGCGGTCCGGTGGCGCCGGGCTGCCACTGGATCGTCCACTTCGGCCAGGGCATCGACGCGGCCGACGGCGAGCTGCTCGAAACCGCTTGCGAGAAGAGCGAAGGAACCGTGTGCCTGGCGGATCCGGCCGCGTTCCGGCGGCCGTCCGAACCGCCCGTCGTCGTCCACAAGGACCGGGCGGAGAACGTCCTGCTCGCCGGCGTGCACAGCCCGGCACCTGCGCACTGCCGGGCCGAGCTGCGGATCCACCGCGACAACGAGCTGGTCCTCGACCACCACACCGGCGAGCACGTGCAGGGCATCGTGATCATCGAGGCGATGCGGCAGATCTGCATCGCGCAGTTCGAGACCGCGATCCGCCCCGGTCTCGCCCCGGCGGCGTACGCCGGGGTGTGGAAACGGATCGACCTGTCCTTCCAGGACTTCCTGTTCCCGCTCCCGGCCACGGTCGAGTCGCTGATCGTCGAGTCCGACGTCGGCCGGGAGACCCACCTCAAGTTCCGCGCCACGACGTCGGTGCGCCAGCAGGGGCGCACCGTGGCCACCGCCGGCATCGAGTACTCGATGATCGCGCAGGGGCGCATCGGCACCCTCGAACGCCGCAAGGCCGGCCAGGCCACCCGGGCCTACCTCGGCTGA
- a CDS encoding cellulose-binding domain-containing protein, with the protein MNRFAGALAALCLAAAGTTAIVVAGPAAAAPACSVAYHVNQWQSGYTADIAVTNGATAVSSWTLTWNYAGNQSVTSAWNATVRQSGTAVTAQSLSYNGALPAGGSVSFGLQGTYSGTNATPTDFALNGVPCGDPAPPTSTTPTTPTTTTPTPTTTTPTTPTTTTSGPLPAGCASAAICDDFEQQTGTTPGGRWTVGAANCTGTGTVAVDTAVAHSGSRSVKVTGQGGYCNHAFLGTSLTGVGSGHLFGRFWVRHTTALPTGHVAFMAMRDTADGGRDLRAGGQNRALQWNRESDDATLPAQSPAGVAQSVPLATGTWSCFEFEVNGGAGQLRTWLNSAEVPGLVVDGVPTPDIDQQWLNKAWHPAVTDLRLGWESYAGDADTLWYDDVAVGTSRIGC; encoded by the coding sequence ATGAACAGGTTCGCCGGCGCCCTGGCCGCGCTCTGCCTCGCCGCGGCGGGCACCACCGCGATCGTCGTGGCCGGTCCGGCCGCCGCCGCCCCCGCGTGCTCGGTCGCCTACCACGTCAACCAGTGGCAGAGCGGGTACACCGCCGACATCGCGGTGACCAACGGCGCCACCGCGGTCTCCTCCTGGACACTCACCTGGAACTACGCCGGGAACCAGTCCGTCACGTCCGCGTGGAACGCCACCGTCCGCCAGAGCGGGACCGCGGTCACCGCGCAGAGCCTGTCCTACAACGGCGCGCTGCCCGCCGGCGGCTCGGTCTCCTTCGGCCTCCAGGGCACCTACAGCGGGACGAACGCCACGCCCACGGACTTCGCGCTCAACGGCGTTCCGTGCGGCGACCCCGCTCCCCCGACCTCGACCACGCCGACCACCCCCACCACGACCACCCCCACCCCCACCACGACGACGCCCACCACACCGACCACGACGACGTCCGGGCCGCTGCCTGCCGGTTGCGCGAGCGCCGCGATCTGCGACGACTTCGAGCAGCAGACCGGCACCACCCCGGGCGGCCGCTGGACCGTCGGCGCGGCCAACTGCACGGGCACGGGCACGGTCGCCGTCGACACCGCGGTCGCGCACTCGGGCTCCCGCTCGGTCAAGGTCACCGGCCAGGGCGGCTACTGCAACCACGCCTTCCTCGGCACCAGCCTCACCGGCGTCGGCTCGGGCCACCTCTTCGGCCGGTTCTGGGTCCGGCACACGACGGCGCTGCCCACCGGGCACGTCGCGTTCATGGCCATGCGCGACACCGCAGACGGCGGCCGCGACCTGCGCGCCGGCGGGCAGAACCGGGCGCTGCAGTGGAACCGCGAGTCCGACGACGCGACGCTCCCCGCGCAGAGCCCGGCCGGGGTGGCCCAGAGCGTCCCCCTGGCGACCGGCACCTGGTCGTGCTTCGAGTTCGAGGTCAACGGCGGCGCGGGACAGCTGCGGACGTGGCTGAACTCCGCCGAGGTGCCCGGCCTCGTCGTCGACGGCGTCCCGACCCCCGACATCGACCAGCAGTGGCTCAACAAGGCCTGGCACCCCGCGGTGACCGACCTGCGCCTCGGCTGGGAAAGCTACGCGGGCGACGCCGACACGCTGTGGTACGACGACGTCGCCGTCGGCACCTCGAGGATCGGCTGCTGA
- a CDS encoding aldo/keto reductase, with translation MSPFVAAEHRYADMPYRRAGRSGLKLPAVSLGLWHNFGDDKPLDVQRAVLRRAFDLGVTHFDLANNYGPPPGSAEANFGRHFAADFRPHRDEILVSSKAGYLMWDGPYGEWGSRKNLLASLDQSLARTGLDHFDIFYSHRPDPDTPIEETMGALDTAVRSGKALYAGISNYSPEQTEAALAALRELGTPLLIHQPRYSMLDRWVEDGLLDTLDEHGVGSIAYSPLSQGLLTDRYLDGIPADSRAAGASPFLTSDRLTDDTLATIRALNDIAEGRGQTLAQLAIAWVLRRGRVTSALIGASSVAQLENTVAATGNLEFTDDELAGIERVLGR, from the coding sequence ATGTCGCCTTTCGTCGCGGCCGAACACCGGTACGCGGACATGCCGTACCGGCGCGCCGGGCGCAGCGGGCTGAAGCTGCCCGCCGTGTCGCTCGGCCTGTGGCACAACTTCGGGGACGACAAGCCCCTCGACGTCCAGCGCGCCGTGCTGCGCCGGGCGTTCGACCTCGGGGTGACGCACTTCGACCTGGCCAACAACTACGGCCCGCCGCCCGGCTCGGCCGAGGCCAACTTCGGGCGGCACTTCGCCGCCGACTTCCGCCCCCACCGCGACGAGATCCTGGTGTCGTCGAAGGCGGGCTACCTGATGTGGGACGGCCCGTACGGCGAGTGGGGCTCCCGCAAGAACCTCCTGGCGAGCCTCGACCAGAGCCTGGCCCGCACCGGGCTGGACCACTTCGACATCTTCTATTCGCACCGCCCGGACCCGGACACGCCGATCGAGGAGACGATGGGTGCGCTCGACACCGCCGTCCGCTCCGGGAAAGCGCTGTACGCGGGCATCTCGAACTACTCGCCCGAGCAGACCGAGGCCGCGCTCGCCGCGTTGCGGGAGCTGGGGACACCGCTGCTGATCCACCAGCCGCGGTATTCGATGCTCGACCGCTGGGTCGAAGACGGCCTGCTCGACACCCTGGACGAGCACGGCGTCGGCTCGATCGCCTACTCGCCGCTGAGCCAGGGCCTGCTGACCGACCGCTACCTCGACGGCATCCCGGCCGACTCCCGCGCGGCCGGTGCCAGCCCGTTCCTCACCAGCGACCGGCTGACCGACGACACCCTGGCGACCATCCGCGCGCTGAACGACATCGCCGAGGGGCGCGGGCAGACGCTGGCGCAGCTGGCCATCGCCTGGGTGCTGCGCCGCGGCCGCGTCACCTCCGCGCTGATCGGCGCGAGCAGCGTCGCCCAGCTGGAGAACACCGTCGCGGCCACCGGGAACCTCGAGTTCACCGACGACGAGCTGGCCGGGATCGAGCGCGTCCTCGGCCGGTAG
- a CDS encoding AGE family epimerase/isomerase yields MDSPSSVPAWVRAEPARLLGFARGAAHPAGGFAWLDDAGRPVLDRPVETWITCRMTHVFALASLRGADAGEQVAHGVAALTGPLRDAEHGGWYASTALAEKRAYEHAFVVLAAASAAAAGAEGARPLLAEALEVVERRFWEPSAGLVADVWDRGWTHLEDYRGANANMHTVEAFLAAADVTGEAVWAARALSIVERLIHGEARAHGWLLPEHYDPDWRVRLEFNRGEPAHPFRPFGATIGHLFEWARLAVHLGRALGTAAPPWLVPDAAALFEAAVRYGWAVDGRPGFVYTTDFAGTPVVRTRLHWVVTEAMAAAWTLHQETGDPAYLARFEEWCAHAEACFVDRELGSWHHELDPDNRPAATVWAGKPDVYHAYQATVLPGLPPAASFAGALLARG; encoded by the coding sequence GTGGACAGTCCGTCTTCGGTTCCCGCCTGGGTGCGTGCCGAACCCGCCCGGCTGCTCGGGTTCGCCCGCGGCGCGGCGCACCCGGCCGGTGGGTTCGCCTGGCTCGACGACGCCGGGCGGCCGGTGCTCGACCGGCCGGTCGAGACCTGGATCACCTGCCGGATGACGCACGTCTTCGCGCTCGCGTCGCTGCGGGGAGCGGACGCCGGCGAGCAGGTCGCGCACGGCGTCGCGGCGCTCACCGGTCCGCTCCGGGACGCCGAGCACGGCGGCTGGTACGCCTCGACGGCGCTGGCCGAAAAGCGGGCCTACGAGCACGCGTTCGTCGTGCTGGCGGCCGCGAGCGCGGCCGCGGCCGGTGCCGAAGGCGCCCGGCCGCTGCTGGCCGAGGCCCTCGAAGTCGTCGAACGCCGGTTCTGGGAGCCGTCGGCCGGGCTCGTGGCCGACGTCTGGGACCGTGGCTGGACGCACCTGGAGGACTACCGCGGGGCCAACGCCAACATGCACACCGTGGAGGCGTTCCTGGCCGCCGCCGACGTCACCGGCGAGGCGGTGTGGGCGGCGCGTGCGCTGTCCATTGTGGAGCGCCTGATCCACGGCGAAGCCCGCGCGCACGGCTGGCTGCTCCCGGAGCACTACGACCCGGACTGGCGTGTCCGGCTGGAGTTCAACCGCGGCGAGCCCGCCCACCCGTTCCGCCCGTTCGGGGCGACCATCGGGCACCTCTTCGAATGGGCGCGGCTGGCCGTCCACCTCGGACGGGCGCTCGGGACCGCCGCGCCGCCGTGGCTGGTGCCCGACGCGGCCGCGCTGTTCGAGGCGGCCGTCCGGTACGGCTGGGCCGTCGACGGACGGCCGGGGTTCGTCTACACGACCGACTTCGCCGGGACGCCGGTGGTGCGCACCCGGCTGCACTGGGTGGTCACCGAGGCGATGGCCGCGGCGTGGACGCTGCACCAGGAAACCGGTGACCCGGCCTACCTGGCCCGCTTCGAGGAATGGTGCGCGCACGCCGAAGCCTGCTTCGTCGACCGCGAACTCGGTTCGTGGCACCACGAGCTCGACCCGGACAACCGTCCCGCCGCGACGGTGTGGGCCGGCAAACCGGACGTCTACCACGCCTACCAGGCGACGGTGCTGCCCGGCCTGCCACCGGCGGCGTCGTTCGCCGGCGCGCTCCTCGCGCGCGGATAG
- a CDS encoding lytic polysaccharide monooxygenase encodes MTRRRSTVLAAVTVLLASLTAILLNTGTAEAHGAMMKPGSRTFLCWQDGLSSTGEIKPQNPACAAAVGISSANSLYNWFGVLRSDGAGRTRGFIPDGKLCSGGNPNYAGFDGVGSWPLTHLTAGAQFDFSYNAWAAHPGWFYTYVTKDGWNPNQPLTWDSLEDQPFLTVDHPPVTGQVGTVEGQYKWSGALPSNKSGRHIIYSVWKRSDSAETFYGCSDVTFDGGHGEVTGVKDPGTGTTTTPTTPTTPTTPTTPTTPTTPTTPTTPTTPTTPAGSCMAMYEITNPWSGGYQATVTVMNHSTRAYTSWQVGWTLPAGQTIASVWNGTLSQSGSAVTIRNANWNGSVAADGTTTFGLVVNTTGGSAAPSPTCQGT; translated from the coding sequence GTGACCAGGAGACGAAGTACCGTCCTCGCCGCCGTCACCGTGCTGCTGGCGAGCCTGACCGCCATCCTGCTGAACACCGGCACGGCCGAGGCGCACGGCGCCATGATGAAACCGGGCAGCCGGACCTTCCTGTGCTGGCAGGACGGGCTCAGCTCGACCGGCGAAATCAAGCCCCAGAACCCGGCCTGCGCGGCCGCGGTGGGGATCAGCAGCGCCAATTCGCTGTACAACTGGTTCGGTGTGCTGCGCTCCGACGGCGCCGGGCGTACCCGCGGGTTCATCCCCGACGGGAAGCTGTGCTCGGGCGGGAACCCGAACTACGCGGGCTTCGACGGGGTCGGCTCATGGCCGCTGACCCACCTGACCGCCGGTGCCCAGTTCGACTTCTCGTACAACGCGTGGGCCGCGCACCCGGGCTGGTTCTACACCTACGTGACCAAGGACGGGTGGAACCCGAACCAGCCGCTCACCTGGGACTCACTGGAGGACCAGCCGTTCCTGACGGTGGACCACCCGCCGGTGACCGGCCAGGTGGGCACGGTGGAAGGCCAGTACAAGTGGAGCGGCGCGCTGCCGTCGAACAAGTCGGGCCGGCACATCATCTACTCGGTGTGGAAGCGTTCGGACAGCGCCGAGACGTTCTACGGCTGCTCGGACGTCACCTTCGACGGCGGGCACGGCGAGGTCACCGGCGTGAAGGACCCGGGCACCGGCACGACGACCACGCCCACGACACCGACGACGCCCACCACCCCGACCACGCCCACGACACCGACCACCCCGACGACCCCCACCACGCCGACGACCCCGACGACGCCGGCGGGCTCCTGCATGGCGATGTACGAGATCACCAACCCCTGGAGCGGTGGCTACCAGGCCACGGTGACGGTGATGAACCACAGCACCCGGGCGTACACGAGCTGGCAGGTCGGGTGGACACTGCCCGCGGGCCAGACGATCGCCAGCGTGTGGAACGGCACGCTGAGCCAGTCCGGTTCGGCGGTCACGATCCGCAACGCCAACTGGAACGGCAGCGTCGCGGCCGACGGCACGACCACCTTCGGGCTGGTCGTCAACACCACGGGAGGCAGCGCGGCCCCCTCGCCGACGTGCCAGGGCACCTGA
- a CDS encoding LacI family DNA-binding transcriptional regulator produces the protein MKRPTITDIAKEAGVSKGAVSYALNGRPGVSEATRRRITEIARELGWSPSSTARALSGGRSGAFGLVLDRPLEVFVPALLDGFEGELLLQVAPGRDAALAVYRRWRAERRVDGVLLTAPGCAAELVRIGLPAVVLGGPGGVPGVSSVLVDDVTGAAEALAYLAALGHRHVVRIAGAAVFADPAARRRAFTTAATGLPHPGTVHPEPSADAVRRVLAARPRPTALLCDTDDLAVAALAAARELGLAVPKDLSVVSWDDTPLCRLVRPALTAIRRPLAELGALAASVLHDVLAGERPGDVYASRPRLITRGSTGPANG, from the coding sequence ATGAAGCGTCCGACGATCACCGACATCGCGAAGGAGGCCGGCGTCTCCAAGGGCGCGGTCTCCTACGCCCTCAACGGCCGCCCCGGCGTCTCGGAGGCCACCCGGCGGCGGATCACCGAGATCGCCCGGGAGCTCGGGTGGTCACCCAGCAGCACCGCGCGGGCGCTGTCCGGCGGCCGCTCCGGAGCGTTCGGCCTGGTGCTCGACCGGCCCCTGGAGGTGTTCGTCCCGGCCCTGCTCGACGGGTTCGAGGGCGAGCTGCTGCTGCAGGTCGCCCCCGGCCGCGACGCCGCGCTGGCCGTCTACCGCCGCTGGCGCGCCGAGCGGAGGGTCGACGGCGTGCTGCTCACCGCGCCGGGCTGCGCGGCCGAGCTGGTGCGGATCGGCCTGCCGGCGGTCGTGCTCGGCGGCCCGGGCGGCGTGCCGGGCGTGTCCTCTGTGCTCGTGGACGACGTCACCGGCGCCGCCGAAGCGCTGGCGTACCTCGCGGCGCTGGGGCACCGGCACGTGGTCCGCATCGCGGGCGCGGCGGTGTTCGCCGACCCCGCGGCGCGGCGGCGGGCGTTCACCACGGCGGCGACCGGGCTCCCGCACCCCGGCACCGTCCACCCCGAACCGTCGGCCGACGCGGTCCGCCGGGTGCTGGCCGCGCGCCCCCGGCCCACGGCGCTGCTGTGCGACACCGACGACCTGGCGGTGGCCGCGCTCGCGGCCGCGCGCGAACTCGGCCTGGCGGTGCCGAAGGACCTCTCCGTGGTGTCGTGGGACGACACCCCGCTCTGCCGGCTGGTCCGCCCCGCGCTCACCGCGATCCGGCGCCCGCTGGCCGAACTCGGCGCGCTCGCGGCCTCCGTCCTGCACGACGTGCTGGCGGGGGAGCGCCCCGGCGACGTCTACGCCTCCCGGCCGCGGCTGATCACCCGCGGCAGCACCGGCCCCGCGAACGGGTGA